From the genome of Plectropomus leopardus isolate mb chromosome 4, YSFRI_Pleo_2.0, whole genome shotgun sequence:
CGGCATAAAGACGCGTTCGGAGGTGGAGCAGGAGAACGCAGAGCTCCGCCggcagctggaggagctgaCCGAGTGCCAGAGGAAGTTCCGTGCCAGCCCCGTACCGGCTCACGTTCACCTCCCGCTGTACGGGGAGCTGCAGGAGCGCAACGAAGAACGGCGGCGGAGAAGAGAGCGCGAAGATCTTCGGAGCATCCAGAAGCCGTTCAGCTTCCTGGAGAGGGAGCGTCTGAAGAAGGAGCAGAAACAGCTGCGTCACCCGCAGCCGTCCGACCAGGAGAAACTCAAACCCTTCAAGGCCAAGCCGGTGCCCAAGTCGGTGTACGCCGCCGCATCGGGGGAGCAGATGAAGGAGGAGCAGCTGTACCGCTCCATCAAGATCCAGATGAGAGCTGAGGAGATGCTCCACAGCGCCTCGATGCCTCCCAGCATGCTCGAGCGACGACTCAGCGACCGCAAGAAGAACAGAGACGGCGCCGCTTCAGGGGACGACACCTTCTCGCACAGACCGCATATCAACAAGGAGGTGCCCGACTTCGACGCCAGCTACAGACGCTTCCAGAGACACCTGGAGAAACACAAAGAGGTGAAGCCCACAACAGCGTGCGAACCCTTCGACCTGAGGACGTCACACCTCACCTCGCACCGTGACCGCATCCTGGCCGACATCGAGAAGGAGCAGAGCAGCCCTCGGTTGACGCGCTGGCCGTACGTCAGCCCCGGGCCGACTCGGACGCCAAACTCCAGTCTGTGCTCGTCGCTCTCTGGCAGCCTGGAGATCCTGCCCACCAAAGTCACAGACGCCACCAAAAAGCGCCATGAGGCCGTGAGGTACCGTTTTAGATCTCCGAAGGCTTCCACCGTCGTAGTTGAGATAGAGACCGCCTCAGAACTCAGATGTCCTGTTTAGTTGTGTTTGAAACCCCTacaggatgatttttttggaaCTCCTTTTCCCAGCATCCCGCAGTGTGCTCACACCCCACGCCCTCTCCAGCTCCGTTTTTACACCCGACTGTTGCACCCAAATCCTCGACTGTCTGCCCCCATCCCGTCCAAACCTTCCCGCGTCCGTGACCAGGTTGTCTCCCCGAGCAGAAAGGTGCTGGAGCAGAGGAAGAaggccgaggaggaggaggagcgctGGAGGGAGAGGCAGAAGCTGAGGGAGAAGAAGCTGCAGAGGGTGGTGCTGAAGCGCGCCCAAGCCAACGACCCCCACCTGGCTCTCGCACAGACGCACCAGACCAAACTCAAAGAGTTCAggtactttaaaaacaacacgCCGGCAGCTTCAGCTGAGCCGCAGCTAAACGAAATGATCCCCGATTCTCGTTTTCTGCAGGAAGCAGGAGCTGCAGCGCAGGAGGGAGTACCAGCAGGAGGTCAGAGAGATGCAGCGGAGAGTGAAGGGGCGGCCGCTGCTGCTGGAGCAGGTCGCACAGGTGAACACGGTCCTGAGCCGTCACTCAGACAACACAGAGACGGACATCACCGTGTCCATGTCCCGCGTCACGTCTgccgtcacacacacattcaggcCAGATTTCTGTTTCACCACAAACAGCCTCGGTTCCAAATTTCTGCCTTAATGCAGTCGAACGTTTACAcgaaaaagaacaaaatcaataagaatgttttatttttggacattttaaaaattattttttatttatataataagtaaaatatgattttttatattatttcattttcattttcagcacttttgggggtcattttctggtatgtttttttcttgattattttcaggatattttctgattatatatttaactttaacacatatttctcacaaatttttttttttttttccgtttaCAGACAGATGATTTGTCACAGatgatttaaagatttttctctctaccaaactacacccggCAACCACATTACTGTGCAGACAGAAGCATCATTACAGCTCTGTCATTATTACATTTCACTGTTTCTTATGATTTCATGTGacacatttatacattaattgattaaaatttgacaagaaaaagacctggaaattatttcttaaaaagtctAGAAAACTATGGTCATAACTgtcatgattatatatttaaaattgtgttttaccccttgcttattttcaggtcatttgtagtcttttttttttatttctgctcatGATTCTGTGCAGAGGAGAGCATCATTACTGTCATTATTgctgaaatgttgttgttgaaatgttgttttaaattcatgtgacacacacacatacacacacacacacacacacacacacacatcataagCGTGGGCATGCATATTATCACAGACTGATGAAATCTAACGATGTAAGAGTATCTGAGTGATATTTTGTAATCTAACAGCTTTGATAAACATGTCATTGTTCACACTGACTCTGAACGTGCTTTAATCACAGAGAAACGCCAAACTGGCAGCGGAGAAGCGCTACGCGGACGCTCTGCACGGATGTGATCTAACTGAGGAGTTTATCAGCAGTAAGGCGGTCAAATCAGGATCTGCACGCAAAACCTCACCGTGCAGCGACAGCAAACAGAGGTGAGTCTGTGCAAACATCTGGGAGAGACTGCAGGGAACGATGTGGTCaataaaaatactatataaCTATAACTGTcatgcttttatattttcaattatgttacataaaacaattaaaacaaacattttttaattttcagcactttttgggagggtaattttcatttgttttttttttttgcttgatcatattcaggtaattttcttgaaacttaTTAACTTATTTCTAGCTgcattaatattataatataatgcatgtcaaaataaaataagatctaaatagaatacatagaatgcatcttcaaatggataaaacccacttgataaaacttgtaaaattaagacaaaataataagGTTAAACGTTGTTTGCACAGAATGCAAAACattatatgaaaaaacaaataaataaaataaaacccactgacattattattaaaaataagcataaaaatagagtgtataaaattaagtaaaatataaCATCTTAAAGATGTGTAGCAGTACAGAAGTGCAAAGCAGATAAGTTagttaaagttttcttttaaaaatatttagcgaGGTGGCTtctgacataaataaataagagaagaATCATATTTCAGGCCTTACAGTGTGAATGACTCTCTGTTCTTCTGTTTGTTAGTGACCCAGAGGACCCCGACATGGGATACAAACCTGTTTACTACAGAAAAGTCTTCctggatgatgatgacgacgtGGAGTCGGACAGACGGGACGGAGGGAGCAGCGCGGCGTCGCCAAACCACGGCGATGGAGACGACGCCAGCAGCCGCCAGTCAGGGCAGGATTATCATGGAGATGATGCCGATGAGCAATATTCAGATGAAAGTTACCATTACTCAGACGATCATGAGAATTATTCAGACGACAGCGAGAAAGATGCCGACACCGCGCAGCAGGAAGCAGGGGAGTAATGTCatcaaatgtccaaaagtctGACGGAGAAAACGGAGCAAATCAAGGAGAAACACGGGAGAAGACACGTCTTATTCCCTGAAAGAtaacatgctgtattttatgtaaatattataCTCATAAGAATGGAAAATGTGACATCTTTAACCCACAACAACATTGATTTGATCTGAAATTACCTCCTTGATTATTATATTTCGTCACAACATATTAACCCCTTCAAACCTggaattggcttcatttctttcaaaaacatcagaagcaggcaaaaa
Proteins encoded in this window:
- the fam161a gene encoding protein FAM161A, whose translation is MANAHRTNVLVTSCLKTPVDPHTKAPLASYERERALPYTATGLMDNRDYEKELEYEDSGSDFCDEDYLAKGGSLMMTDCRAAGDRLDLSEIFFSNEEYYSKLEELKRAHLRTMSELESMYRRKLQLKAMEPLDVMMPETGRHRLPWAISSPAASRRLRKSLSAVELRRGSAQSDSSDEDEAVGNDVEKGLLFSPKEHIKNMWQDFKLSPHHRHLTSSSVHSLPADYKRPRKGKEKKRQKDGEREQWKHRMTVPKPFQMMLREADRRKRGIKTRSEVEQENAELRRQLEELTECQRKFRASPVPAHVHLPLYGELQERNEERRRRREREDLRSIQKPFSFLERERLKKEQKQLRHPQPSDQEKLKPFKAKPVPKSVYAAASGEQMKEEQLYRSIKIQMRAEEMLHSASMPPSMLERRLSDRKKNRDGAASGDDTFSHRPHINKEVPDFDASYRRFQRHLEKHKEVKPTTACEPFDLRTSHLTSHRDRILADIEKEQSSPRLTRWPYVSPGPTRTPNSSLCSSLSGSLEILPTKVTDATKKRHEAVRKVLEQRKKAEEEEERWRERQKLREKKLQRVVLKRAQANDPHLALAQTHQTKLKEFRKQELQRRREYQQEVREMQRRVKGRPLLLEQVAQRNAKLAAEKRYADALHGCDLTEEFISSKAVKSGSARKTSPCSDSKQSDPEDPDMGYKPVYYRKVFLDDDDDVESDRRDGGSSAASPNHGDGDDASSRQSGQDYHGDDADEQYSDESYHYSDDHENYSDDSEKDADTAQQEAGE